A genomic stretch from Desulfolutivibrio sulfodismutans DSM 3696 includes:
- a CDS encoding class I SAM-dependent methyltransferase, protein MNQGAAMIVWKNEPGRTARCPACAARDNQTLRLRVTSPLTGDTLSLYTCAGCGSHFYDPFVPLASEALYTDRHIQYYVEVGAGIGSILQPLISLRLAPGSRRFLDVGCGFGFALDFAAHVLGWSAVGVEPSRMGTAGKAALGAAISNDYLENIPALKASRLDVVFTSEVLEHVGDPAAFGDLLASRLAPGGVLILGTPNAEMVSPETDAASLLGILSPHFHTVLFSEQALRQLLDRFAFEHVHVGRSGHQLIAHASHRPFRLEPLPRRDPLVILKYLMDAAGRLAGQPSVMIGFLYRAMIRATHLGLFPLGASIGPSLRRAVSTAYGLDLDDLTAVAARLEAATDFEDLGGRLPYCLFGIYYGLGMAALQVEKNPARAIGCFDLGFTACQRFLDISLENFAAAAHLLWNMRLQGGVARIKAGDAAGARRVLKEIFAAETDPSPYRGITPPPHVLEQARAMG, encoded by the coding sequence ATGAACCAAGGCGCCGCCATGATCGTCTGGAAAAACGAACCCGGCCGCACGGCCCGCTGTCCGGCCTGCGCCGCACGCGACAACCAGACCCTGCGACTGCGGGTGACCAGCCCACTGACCGGCGACACCCTCTCCCTGTACACCTGTGCCGGGTGCGGCAGCCATTTCTACGATCCCTTCGTCCCCCTTGCCAGCGAGGCGCTCTATACCGACCGGCACATCCAATACTATGTCGAGGTCGGCGCGGGCATCGGCAGCATCCTGCAACCCCTGATTTCCCTCCGCCTTGCGCCTGGCTCCCGGCGCTTTCTGGATGTGGGCTGCGGTTTCGGGTTCGCCCTGGATTTCGCCGCCCATGTCCTGGGCTGGTCGGCCGTGGGCGTGGAACCCTCCCGTATGGGCACGGCCGGGAAGGCCGCCCTGGGCGCGGCCATCTCCAACGACTATCTGGAAAATATCCCGGCCTTGAAAGCTTCCCGCCTTGACGTGGTCTTCACTTCCGAGGTGTTGGAGCATGTTGGAGATCCGGCCGCCTTCGGAGACCTGCTGGCCTCCCGGCTGGCCCCGGGCGGGGTGCTGATCCTGGGCACGCCCAATGCCGAGATGGTCAGCCCCGAAACGGACGCCGCCTCCCTGTTGGGGATTTTGTCCCCGCATTTCCACACGGTCCTTTTTTCGGAACAGGCCCTGCGCCAGCTTCTGGACCGGTTCGCCTTCGAGCATGTGCATGTGGGAAGATCGGGGCACCAGCTCATCGCCCATGCCTCGCACCGGCCGTTTCGGCTGGAGCCGCTGCCGCGCCGCGACCCCCTGGTCATCCTCAAATACCTGATGGACGCCGCCGGACGCCTGGCCGGGCAGCCTTCCGTGATGATCGGTTTTTTGTACCGGGCCATGATCAGGGCGACGCACCTGGGGCTTTTCCCCCTGGGCGCGAGCATCGGCCCCAGCCTGCGCCGGGCCGTTTCGACCGCCTACGGCCTGGACCTGGACGACCTTACGGCCGTGGCGGCACGGCTTGAGGCGGCGACGGACTTCGAGGATCTGGGGGGAAGGCTGCCCTACTGCCTGTTCGGCATCTATTACGGCCTGGGCATGGCGGCGCTGCAGGTCGAGAAGAATCCGGCCCGGGCCATCGGCTGTTTCGACCTGGGATTTACGGCCTGCCAACGCTTCCTGGACATCTCCCTGGAGAATTTCGCCGCGGCGGCCCACCTCCTGTGGAACATGCGCCTGCAGGGCGGCGTGGCCCGGATCAAGGCCGGGGACGCGGCCGGGGCGCGGCGGGTGCTTAAGGAGATTTTTGCGGCCGAAACCGATCCGTCGCCCTACCGGGGGATCACGCCGCCGCCGCATGTCCTGGAGCAGGCCCGGGCCATGGGCTGA
- a CDS encoding ABC transporter ATP-binding protein has protein sequence MADSPSPPPSSTLPATPPGAAAGPVVRLEDISKSYLLGDVRSHVLRDVTLSIAAGEFTAIQGPSGSGKSTLLHILGLLDRPTSGNYFLCGENVATLDDDALSARRNATIGFVFQSFYLIPYATALDNVLLPGMYADTPKHLLRQRGLALLEQVGLADRAGHKPSQLSGGQQQRVALARALINNPDLILADEPTGQLDSKTGEEIMALLADINARAGKTVLVVTHDDATAAHARRRILVHDGRVV, from the coding sequence ATGGCCGATTCCCCGTCCCCTCCCCCGTCCTCGACGCTCCCTGCGACGCCCCCCGGGGCGGCCGCCGGGCCGGTGGTGCGCCTGGAGGACATCTCCAAGAGCTATCTCCTGGGCGACGTGCGCTCGCACGTCCTTCGCGACGTGACCCTGTCCATCGCCGCCGGGGAGTTCACGGCCATCCAGGGGCCGTCGGGGTCGGGCAAGTCCACGCTTTTGCATATCCTGGGGCTTCTCGACCGGCCCACGTCGGGAAATTATTTTTTGTGCGGCGAAAACGTGGCCACTCTCGACGACGACGCCCTGTCCGCCCGGCGCAACGCCACCATCGGCTTCGTCTTTCAAAGCTTCTACCTCATCCCCTACGCCACGGCCCTGGACAACGTGCTGTTGCCCGGCATGTACGCCGACACCCCCAAACACCTCCTGCGCCAGCGCGGCCTGGCCCTGCTCGAGCAGGTGGGCCTGGCCGACCGGGCCGGGCACAAGCCCTCCCAGCTTTCGGGCGGCCAGCAGCAGCGTGTGGCCCTGGCCCGGGCGCTGATCAACAACCCCGACCTGATCCTGGCCGACGAACCCACGGGCCAGCTCGATTCCAAGACCGGCGAGGAGATCATGGCCCTTTTGGCGGACATCAACGCCCGGGCCGGAAAAACCGTGCTGGTGGTCACCCACGACGACGCCACGGCGGCCCATGCCCGGCGCAGGATACTGGTCCATGACGGCCGGGTGGTCTGA
- a CDS encoding ABC transporter permease: MPGAGYWSMTAGWSEAAHAARLTWRSLGMAVTAILAQKLRGVFVASAVALGIAALTVIVASVDGARQKALEIVEWFGPNAVMVLGGDIENRPVGQRVLTLTWDDSRAISRSLPGVMAVVPMRSKASVVLRHEAKNVVVPVVVGATENYADTWDWPLDEGRDLTLEDVERSAKVCLIGDAPAKALFGDASPLGKTILVQDLPVQVVGRLAYRGFTGGGGDTSVDDRIILPITTLTQRFNMDRKYFRGLRVKFYDPSLMDSHLENLKSLLRHQHGIGPGEPDDFSLLSAADILKFLSAVTGGMTVFLGVTAGVAILVGGFVLANLMYLSVSERREEIGLRKALGAPGWAVTVQFLCEACVLTVVGAVLGIGIGIGLGEILSSLGLLKLVLTPKIPLLSLTAALGIALVFGLKPARKAAALDPIEALRGGGEG; encoded by the coding sequence ATGCCCGGCGCAGGATACTGGTCCATGACGGCCGGGTGGTCTGAGGCCGCGCATGCGGCCCGCCTGACCTGGCGCAGCCTGGGTATGGCCGTGACGGCCATCCTGGCCCAGAAGCTGCGCGGCGTGTTCGTGGCCAGCGCCGTGGCCCTGGGGATTGCGGCGCTGACGGTCATCGTGGCCTCGGTGGACGGGGCGCGGCAAAAAGCCCTGGAAATCGTGGAGTGGTTCGGCCCCAATGCGGTGATGGTCCTTGGCGGGGACATCGAGAACCGGCCCGTGGGCCAGCGCGTCCTGACCCTGACCTGGGACGACTCCCGGGCCATCAGCCGTTCCCTGCCCGGGGTCATGGCCGTGGTTCCCATGCGCTCCAAGGCCTCGGTGGTCTTGCGGCACGAGGCCAAAAACGTGGTGGTCCCGGTGGTCGTGGGGGCCACGGAAAACTATGCCGACACCTGGGACTGGCCCCTGGACGAGGGCCGGGATCTGACGCTTGAGGACGTCGAGCGGTCGGCCAAGGTCTGCCTCATCGGCGACGCCCCGGCCAAGGCCCTTTTCGGCGACGCCTCCCCCCTGGGCAAGACCATCCTGGTCCAGGATCTGCCGGTGCAGGTGGTGGGGCGGCTGGCCTACCGGGGCTTCACGGGCGGCGGCGGGGACACTTCGGTGGACGACCGGATCATCCTGCCCATCACCACCCTGACCCAGCGTTTCAACATGGACCGCAAGTATTTCCGGGGGCTTCGGGTCAAGTTCTACGACCCCTCGCTCATGGATTCCCATTTGGAGAATCTGAAGTCCCTGCTGCGCCACCAGCACGGCATCGGTCCAGGCGAACCCGACGACTTCTCCCTGCTCTCGGCGGCGGACATCCTGAAGTTTCTGTCGGCCGTGACCGGGGGCATGACCGTCTTTTTGGGGGTCACGGCCGGGGTGGCCATCCTGGTGGGCGGGTTCGTGCTGGCCAATCTCATGTATTTGAGTGTCAGCGAGCGCCGGGAGGAGATCGGGCTGCGCAAGGCGCTGGGTGCGCCGGGATGGGCGGTGACGGTGCAGTTTTTGTGCGAGGCCTGCGTGCTGACGGTGGTCGGGGCGGTTTTGGGCATCGGCATCGGCATTGGACTTGGGGAGATCCTTTCCAGCCTGGGGCTGCTCAAGCTCGTACTGACGCCGAAAATCCCCCTCCTGTCGCTTACGGCGGCGCTTGGCATCGCCCTGGTCTTCGGGCTCAAACCGGCCCGCAAGGCCGCCGCGCTGGACCCCATTGAGGCCCTGCGCGGGGGAGGGGAGGGCTAG